Proteins encoded together in one Terriglobus saanensis SP1PR4 window:
- a CDS encoding sugar phosphate isomerase/epimerase family protein — protein sequence MKAQLSRRTFLAQAATAVVLSAAHTHKAWAAEEEKVGLQLYTVGTALTEDPAGTLKKVKAIGFEEVEVAGFAKLTPKALRGLIDDAGLQCPAAHLQFGFEETGKVLEQANDLRVSYAASSILLPGAPVAGGIAAVLGQLNKLTADDFKKIAERANQIGEQAKKAGVQFAYHNHTHEFRDLGGGKTGYEILLAETEPALVQFEADCGWMITAGAHPVEYFRRVPERFRMIHIKDFPASTKVTTEMGGPNMPHPTQLGQGHIDYKPVIAAARRAGVKHFFVEQDPPMVGLTALEAAAIDYKYVRSVF from the coding sequence TTGAAGGCTCAACTTTCGCGCAGGACGTTTCTCGCGCAGGCGGCAACGGCGGTGGTCCTTTCGGCAGCGCACACCCACAAGGCGTGGGCAGCCGAGGAAGAAAAGGTTGGCCTGCAGCTCTATACGGTGGGGACAGCGCTCACGGAGGATCCCGCGGGAACGCTGAAGAAGGTTAAGGCGATCGGTTTTGAAGAGGTTGAGGTCGCGGGGTTTGCGAAACTTACTCCGAAGGCGCTGCGCGGGCTGATCGACGATGCGGGCTTGCAGTGTCCGGCGGCTCATCTGCAGTTTGGCTTTGAAGAGACCGGCAAGGTGCTGGAGCAGGCGAACGATCTGCGTGTGTCGTATGCCGCGAGCTCCATCCTTTTGCCGGGGGCGCCTGTTGCGGGCGGGATCGCTGCGGTGCTGGGGCAGCTGAACAAGCTCACGGCGGACGACTTCAAGAAGATTGCGGAACGGGCCAATCAGATTGGCGAGCAGGCGAAGAAGGCCGGGGTCCAGTTCGCGTATCACAACCATACGCATGAGTTCCGCGACCTTGGCGGGGGGAAGACGGGGTATGAGATTCTGCTGGCCGAGACAGAGCCCGCCCTGGTGCAGTTCGAGGCCGATTGCGGATGGATGATTACGGCGGGTGCGCATCCGGTGGAGTACTTCCGCCGGGTCCCGGAGCGGTTCCGCATGATCCACATCAAAGACTTCCCGGCTTCGACGAAGGTGACGACTGAGATGGGTGGGCCGAATATGCCGCATCCCACTCAGCTTGGACAGGGCCATATCGATTACAAGCCCGTCATCGCCGCGGCACGGCGGGCAGGGGTAAAGCATTTCTTTGTCGAGCAGGACCCACCCATGGTCGGGTTGACCGCGCTGGAGGCGGCTGCGATCGACTACAAGTATGTTCGAAGTGTCTTCTAG
- a CDS encoding alpha/beta fold hydrolase, producing MMNAKVLLILLALFLPVATTAQTPSQTSYLPSPATSGTFTHNGVRLYYEVYGAGEPLLLVHGNGGSIADFKAQITFFRARYKVIAMDSRDQGRSANSPGPINYEKMTSDLAALLDYLHTGPVNVLGWSDGAIEALELGMDHPEKVKKIAAMAANLDPDGAVPEIVAMVKQSIASAPTSVKESPEGKRELKVAQMLLDEPHISVASLEKITAPTLILASDHDLIRDEHTLTIYHHIPNGELVIFPNATHLVPYDDPATFNATVDRFFTTPFVKKDRIQDTMKSVQAMRSSQH from the coding sequence ATGATGAATGCCAAAGTACTTCTCATTCTCCTCGCCCTTTTTCTGCCCGTTGCCACAACGGCGCAGACGCCTTCGCAGACAAGCTATCTTCCCAGCCCCGCCACCAGCGGTACGTTTACCCATAATGGCGTTCGCCTCTACTACGAGGTCTACGGTGCGGGCGAGCCGCTGCTCCTGGTCCACGGCAATGGCGGCAGCATCGCCGACTTCAAGGCGCAGATCACGTTCTTCCGTGCTCGCTATAAGGTCATCGCCATGGACAGTCGCGATCAGGGACGCTCTGCGAATAGTCCCGGCCCAATCAACTACGAAAAGATGACCTCAGATCTTGCGGCCCTGCTCGACTACCTGCACACCGGTCCCGTCAACGTTCTTGGCTGGAGCGACGGTGCGATTGAGGCCCTTGAGCTCGGCATGGACCACCCGGAGAAGGTGAAGAAGATCGCGGCCATGGCCGCCAACCTCGACCCGGACGGGGCCGTTCCCGAGATCGTCGCTATGGTCAAACAGTCCATCGCCTCGGCGCCCACCTCTGTAAAAGAAAGCCCCGAAGGCAAGCGCGAGCTGAAGGTCGCACAGATGCTCCTCGATGAACCCCATATTTCCGTCGCCTCGCTTGAAAAGATCACCGCGCCGACCCTCATCCTCGCCAGCGACCACGACCTCATCCGCGATGAGCACACCCTGACCATCTACCATCACATACCGAACGGCGAGCTTGTCATCTTTCCCAATGCGACCCACCTCGTGCCATACGACGACCCGGCTACCTTCAACGCAACGGTAGACCGCTTCTTCACGACTCCCTTCGTCAAAAAGGACCGCATTCAGGACACCATGAAGTCCGTCCAAGCAATGAGATCGTCCCAGCACTAA
- a CDS encoding LysR family transcriptional regulator: MELRHLRYFIAVAEEGSLTNAAERRLHTAQPSLSRQIRDLEMEVGVKLLERRARGIELTAAGRIFLDHARLALMQIDLACEAARGTEQPGKPGFVIGFLPGQEVIWLSESLRILREEAPGVEVTLSTKSSPELAHALMQGKIDVALLRRETRTAGLSFKFLVKEPLVAILPCRHRLARHKSVRPEDLCRENFISTARAAPVLKTVIDDYAAKMGIPLKQISDAETLSGGMSLVASTGGFTLLPLYVRNALIPAVVARPLHGDVPTIDLVMGYNKSNTSPLLKRFLLRVDELVSRTPQPEYSLRSPRRGGGNPSA; encoded by the coding sequence ATGGAACTTCGCCACTTACGTTATTTCATCGCAGTCGCCGAAGAAGGCAGTCTGACCAACGCAGCCGAGCGGAGATTACACACCGCCCAGCCCTCGCTGAGCCGGCAGATTCGCGATCTCGAAATGGAGGTCGGCGTAAAGCTGCTGGAGCGCAGGGCGAGGGGGATTGAACTCACTGCAGCCGGACGGATCTTTCTCGATCATGCACGGCTTGCGCTGATGCAGATCGACCTGGCCTGCGAAGCTGCGCGCGGTACGGAGCAACCGGGGAAACCGGGGTTTGTCATAGGCTTCCTACCGGGACAGGAGGTGATCTGGCTCTCTGAGTCGCTGCGCATTCTGCGTGAGGAAGCGCCCGGTGTCGAGGTGACACTTTCGACGAAATCTTCACCCGAGCTTGCTCATGCGTTGATGCAAGGCAAGATCGATGTAGCCCTGCTGAGACGCGAAACGCGGACGGCGGGGCTGTCCTTCAAGTTCCTTGTCAAGGAACCTCTGGTCGCGATCCTGCCTTGCCGCCACCGTCTGGCCCGGCACAAATCAGTGCGGCCGGAAGACCTATGTCGCGAAAACTTCATCAGCACGGCGCGGGCTGCTCCTGTTCTCAAGACCGTGATCGATGATTACGCGGCGAAGATGGGGATCCCATTGAAGCAGATCAGTGACGCCGAAACCCTGTCCGGTGGAATGTCGTTGGTCGCATCCACCGGCGGCTTCACACTCCTTCCGCTCTATGTGCGAAACGCACTCATCCCGGCCGTCGTCGCTCGCCCTCTGCACGGCGACGTTCCCACCATCGATTTGGTGATGGGCTATAACAAGTCGAACACGTCTCCGCTGCTCAAGAGATTTCTGCTTCGCGTGGATGAGCTGGTCAGTCGGACACCTCAGCCAGAATACTCACTCCGTTCTCCAAGGCGCGGCGGCGGCAATCCATCCGCCTGA
- a CDS encoding alpha/beta fold hydrolase codes for MSTKNKPSIVFVHGIWADGSSFSKLIPALQAEGHQVLAAQYGLDTLAGDVAAAHRTIARVSGPTILVGHSYGGTVITHAGVNPQVAGLVYVAALAPDADETSQSQQAKFPTTEVFSYAEITDGRAWMKPEGIEHFAGDLSPEEQKVVWATHAPCAAQLFAEKGEGIGWKSKPTWYVVAKNDRTVHPELQRFVAKRMGATTTEANSSHVPMLSQPELVLDVIRSAIKTVEENVNA; via the coding sequence ATGTCAACGAAAAACAAACCCAGCATCGTATTCGTCCACGGGATATGGGCCGACGGCTCATCCTTCAGCAAACTCATACCCGCTCTTCAGGCGGAGGGTCACCAGGTGCTCGCAGCGCAGTACGGCCTCGACACTCTCGCAGGCGATGTGGCCGCCGCACACCGCACGATCGCGCGCGTCAGCGGTCCAACCATTCTGGTCGGTCATTCTTATGGCGGCACGGTCATCACACACGCCGGAGTGAATCCCCAGGTGGCGGGCCTCGTCTACGTCGCCGCTCTTGCACCGGACGCAGACGAAACCTCGCAGAGCCAGCAGGCTAAGTTCCCCACGACAGAGGTCTTTTCGTACGCCGAAATTACCGATGGCCGCGCATGGATGAAGCCCGAGGGCATCGAGCACTTTGCCGGGGACCTCAGTCCGGAAGAGCAGAAGGTCGTTTGGGCCACGCACGCGCCATGCGCTGCGCAGCTGTTCGCCGAAAAGGGCGAAGGCATCGGTTGGAAGTCAAAGCCCACCTGGTACGTCGTGGCGAAAAACGACCGGACCGTCCACCCGGAGCTGCAACGCTTCGTCGCCAAGCGCATGGGGGCTACCACGACAGAAGCCAACAGCAGCCACGTCCCGATGCTGTCGCAGCCTGAGCTGGTGCTCGATGTCATCCGCAGCGCCATAAAAACGGTGGAAGAGAACGTGAACGCGTAG
- a CDS encoding PadR family transcriptional regulator, whose product MANSHRFDDDLLEKLPLPTASFFVLFALAEEEKHGYRIMQDIRELSEGTFTMGPATLYTTIKKLTDQGLISETLTTIEDRRRTYVLTSTGKRLLGAEFQRQQAVLNLARSRKLLKIGDQK is encoded by the coding sequence ATGGCGAACTCCCACCGATTTGATGATGACCTGCTGGAGAAACTGCCGTTACCGACCGCGTCTTTCTTTGTGCTCTTCGCGTTGGCCGAAGAAGAGAAGCACGGCTATCGCATCATGCAGGACATCCGTGAACTTTCCGAAGGTACGTTCACTATGGGCCCTGCCACGCTTTACACAACCATCAAAAAGCTCACAGACCAGGGGCTCATCTCCGAAACCCTAACCACTATCGAGGACAGACGTAGAACCTATGTTCTGACCTCAACGGGAAAGCGTCTTCTCGGTGCTGAATTTCAACGTCAACAGGCTGTGCTCAACCTCGCTCGGAGCAGGAAACTACTCAAGATTGGAGATCAGAAATGA
- a CDS encoding VOC family protein: MKTQRRKVLVALTAAAGSALLPGTFAAAEQTPAASPVKETVTGIGGVFFRAHDPKTLAHWYQDHLGISVTPQSNNDPVWNQQAGQTVFSPFPETTKYFGDATKQWMINFRVADLDRMVRQLEAAGIAVKVDPTTYPNGRFARIHDPEGNPIELWQPMHAKDAS, encoded by the coding sequence GTGAAGACGCAACGCCGCAAAGTGCTTGTAGCGCTTACCGCCGCCGCCGGATCGGCACTCCTGCCGGGAACTTTTGCGGCAGCAGAGCAGACGCCCGCTGCGAGCCCCGTGAAGGAGACGGTCACCGGCATCGGCGGCGTCTTCTTTCGCGCACACGATCCGAAGACGCTGGCGCACTGGTATCAGGACCACCTCGGTATCTCCGTCACTCCGCAAAGTAACAACGATCCCGTGTGGAACCAGCAGGCAGGACAGACGGTATTTTCACCCTTCCCCGAGACCACGAAATACTTTGGCGACGCAACGAAGCAGTGGATGATCAACTTCCGCGTGGCCGATCTGGACAGGATGGTCCGCCAGCTCGAAGCAGCAGGCATCGCGGTCAAGGTCGATCCGACAACTTATCCCAACGGTCGCTTTGCACGCATCCACGATCCGGAAGGAAACCCCATCGAGCTATGGCAGCCGATGCATGCGAAAGACGCATCTTAG
- a CDS encoding VOC family protein: MTDELKQTTPRPTLTSSEPQLFVADLTTSRDFYTHKLGFAIAFLYGDPPNYGQVFRDSACLNLRLIREPIFAGDARKREHLLSASITVATANEIKQLFLEYQAAGVSFHQALKEEPWGATTFVVSDPDENLILFAGPAAD, encoded by the coding sequence ATGACCGATGAACTCAAGCAGACGACACCACGCCCCACTCTTACTTCAAGTGAGCCTCAACTCTTCGTTGCAGACCTCACGACTTCCCGCGATTTCTATACCCACAAACTAGGCTTCGCCATCGCATTCCTCTACGGCGATCCGCCGAACTACGGACAGGTCTTCCGCGACAGCGCGTGCCTCAACCTGCGGCTGATCCGCGAACCCATCTTTGCTGGCGACGCGCGCAAACGCGAACATCTACTCTCCGCTTCCATCACGGTGGCCACCGCGAACGAAATCAAGCAACTGTTTCTGGAGTACCAGGCTGCGGGAGTCTCGTTCCATCAGGCACTGAAAGAGGAGCCATGGGGAGCCACAACCTTTGTCGTCTCGGATCCAGATGAAAATCTCATCCTCTTCGCCGGCCCGGCAGCCGACTGA
- a CDS encoding TonB-dependent receptor — MDQGTLAGTVHDSTGAVIPNATVTLVDEATGLSLVRTADSEGIFTFTPIKIGSYKVTVSAQGFSKAEQKGLVVNASARIQVPITLAAGSVTQTVEVTTDPAALQTDNSSTGATIPAAAIVQTPLVNRNPIFIAQLTPGVAPAAQGTRGTNGGDFSANGQRTGQNNYIFDGVDNNAMLVDEPSGAMYVIKPIPESLAEFKVQTSSYNAELGRAAGAVVIASMKSGSNQIHGTLWEYWRNDILNARDFFQATKPKYRQNQFGAAIGGPILKNKLFFFGDVEGNRVIFGQSSINTVPTLKMRAGDFSELLSAANTGGNPKTLYPAGTNSSINPNPVPIQYNGQINVIDPKLIDPVAQGLFNLLPAPNFGAPGQTYSNYQFQGGAKDNTVQYDGRLDWNLSQKDQIFTKYSVVNQQQTYPSPFGILDGSGFGTSGNVTDKARQFTLSETHFFTSTLANEFRVGYNWINAQYAQPNANTDLSPQFGLGGIPFETGNGGLPFFDFGGGQNLGTSTNPNPTSFGSAQYLPTNEFENVAQLLDNVSKTFGKHSMKVGFNLQRIRIQTLQIPQARGYYDFNGKYTQDQARQANSGFGGADFLLDQMNTASVSNFSLVHDQRWYRSAYFQDDWRVSQKLTLNMGVRYDYFQPFVELDGRQANFLIDFSNNTATYLLPNKAKQYPLPQAFLNELAANNVPVVYDSNPALTDAQKLNFGPRLGFAYSANDKLVIRGGYGIFFGGFENVGFSPNLALNAPFLFTSNFSSGGCAPGNCATNGITLENGFSAALSAGLSNFITTPGINMYPKTLKTAYTQGFNLAVQQQLPHDSTVTVGYVGALGVHITSNPSANQIPNLLPPGASVQNARPFNQFAGGSYEANDGNSNFHSLQVIGEHRSKGGLYFMANYTWSKSLDDTTQPLGGTNGSNYRNWRQLGFGFDYGPTATDTRHRFVLNAQYQLPVGHGRRFLNQSRVVDALVGGFNLGLLFRVETGQPNLVTAGNNPTNGVGNADAVRIGDPFATGGSNPDPSVVCATKTRTVKTWINPCAYTNPPVAVAAPAPGATLGPNQVSIGDHGGIAAYGPPLRQVIYGPGYNRVDLSLSKNFVLWRETRLEFRADLYNALNTPTYGPPNTTVGSGFGQISSTRFGGSGIAAEAPDARVAQLSAKFHF, encoded by the coding sequence TTGGATCAGGGCACCCTTGCCGGAACCGTGCACGATAGCACCGGCGCTGTTATCCCCAACGCCACCGTCACTCTCGTCGATGAAGCCACGGGGCTCTCTCTGGTCCGGACGGCCGATAGTGAGGGAATTTTTACCTTCACCCCGATCAAAATCGGCAGCTACAAGGTCACCGTCTCCGCGCAGGGCTTTTCCAAGGCCGAACAAAAGGGACTTGTCGTCAATGCTTCCGCACGTATTCAAGTGCCAATAACGCTTGCGGCCGGTTCTGTTACACAAACAGTTGAGGTCACCACCGACCCTGCAGCATTGCAGACGGATAACTCTTCCACGGGAGCTACGATCCCAGCGGCGGCAATCGTCCAGACGCCTTTAGTAAATCGAAATCCTATCTTCATCGCACAACTTACTCCTGGAGTTGCTCCGGCTGCGCAAGGAACTCGCGGAACGAACGGTGGTGATTTTTCAGCCAACGGACAGCGAACGGGACAAAACAACTACATCTTTGATGGCGTCGATAACAATGCAATGTTGGTCGATGAACCAAGCGGTGCGATGTATGTCATCAAGCCTATTCCTGAATCGCTTGCTGAATTCAAAGTTCAGACGTCCAGCTACAACGCGGAGCTTGGCCGCGCAGCCGGTGCAGTGGTCATCGCGAGTATGAAATCCGGTTCCAATCAGATTCACGGTACTTTATGGGAATACTGGCGGAACGACATTCTTAATGCCCGTGACTTCTTTCAAGCTACCAAGCCGAAGTATCGACAAAATCAGTTTGGTGCGGCGATCGGCGGACCGATCCTGAAGAACAAGCTTTTTTTCTTCGGTGATGTGGAAGGAAATCGCGTTATCTTCGGCCAGAGTTCCATCAACACAGTTCCCACCCTCAAAATGAGAGCGGGCGACTTCAGCGAATTGCTCAGCGCTGCAAATACCGGTGGCAACCCGAAGACACTCTACCCAGCAGGTACAAACAGCAGCATCAACCCTAACCCTGTGCCAATACAGTACAACGGTCAAATCAACGTCATTGACCCCAAGCTCATCGACCCTGTAGCGCAAGGGCTTTTTAATCTTCTACCCGCCCCGAACTTTGGCGCCCCCGGCCAGACATACAGTAACTATCAGTTTCAGGGCGGAGCGAAAGACAACACAGTCCAGTACGACGGACGGCTGGACTGGAACCTGAGTCAGAAAGATCAGATCTTCACCAAATATAGCGTTGTCAATCAGCAGCAGACGTATCCAAGCCCTTTCGGCATACTGGATGGTTCAGGTTTTGGCACGAGTGGTAACGTCACAGACAAAGCACGCCAGTTCACCCTCTCAGAGACGCACTTTTTCACTTCAACTCTGGCCAACGAATTTCGAGTTGGTTACAACTGGATCAACGCGCAGTACGCACAGCCAAACGCCAATACGGACCTCTCACCACAGTTTGGGCTTGGGGGTATTCCGTTCGAGACCGGGAATGGCGGTTTGCCTTTCTTTGATTTTGGCGGTGGCCAGAACCTCGGAACCAGTACTAATCCGAACCCTACCTCCTTCGGCTCGGCACAGTATCTTCCCACGAACGAATTTGAGAATGTGGCCCAGCTTCTGGACAACGTCTCCAAGACGTTTGGCAAGCACAGCATGAAGGTCGGATTCAATCTACAGAGGATTCGTATTCAGACTCTGCAGATACCGCAGGCACGTGGGTACTATGACTTCAACGGCAAGTACACACAGGATCAAGCCAGGCAAGCCAACTCCGGCTTTGGCGGGGCTGACTTCCTGCTCGACCAGATGAATACGGCCTCGGTTTCAAACTTCTCGCTGGTCCACGATCAACGCTGGTATCGCAGTGCGTACTTTCAAGACGACTGGCGTGTGAGCCAAAAGCTGACTCTGAACATGGGAGTCCGCTATGACTACTTTCAGCCCTTTGTAGAGTTGGATGGTCGGCAGGCCAATTTCTTAATTGATTTTTCCAATAACACTGCGACCTATCTGCTTCCTAACAAGGCAAAGCAGTACCCATTGCCCCAGGCATTTCTCAACGAACTCGCGGCCAACAATGTGCCCGTCGTTTATGACAGCAATCCTGCGCTGACTGACGCGCAAAAATTAAACTTTGGGCCCCGTTTAGGTTTTGCTTATTCAGCAAATGACAAGCTGGTGATTCGCGGAGGGTACGGAATCTTCTTCGGCGGCTTTGAGAATGTGGGGTTCAGTCCAAATCTTGCACTGAATGCTCCGTTTCTTTTTACCTCGAACTTCAGCAGCGGTGGCTGCGCGCCGGGCAACTGCGCTACGAATGGCATCACGCTTGAGAATGGATTCAGCGCCGCGTTGTCGGCGGGCCTGTCCAATTTCATCACGACCCCAGGCATCAATATGTACCCGAAGACGTTGAAGACTGCCTATACGCAGGGATTTAATCTTGCGGTGCAGCAGCAGCTTCCCCACGACTCAACGGTTACCGTTGGCTATGTCGGCGCTCTGGGGGTTCATATCACATCGAATCCCAGCGCCAACCAGATCCCTAACCTGCTTCCTCCCGGAGCTTCTGTGCAGAATGCCCGGCCCTTCAATCAATTTGCCGGAGGGAGTTATGAAGCCAACGATGGCAACTCCAATTTTCACAGTCTTCAGGTGATAGGCGAGCATCGTTCCAAGGGCGGCCTGTATTTTATGGCGAACTATACGTGGTCGAAGAGCCTGGATGACACCACCCAGCCGCTCGGCGGAACCAACGGATCGAATTATCGCAACTGGAGACAGTTGGGCTTTGGCTTTGATTATGGCCCAACCGCAACAGACACACGCCACCGCTTCGTTCTGAACGCGCAGTATCAATTGCCTGTTGGGCATGGGCGCAGATTCCTGAATCAGTCGAGGGTAGTGGACGCGCTTGTGGGCGGTTTCAACCTGGGTCTCCTCTTCCGTGTTGAGACTGGTCAGCCCAATCTGGTGACCGCAGGCAATAATCCCACCAACGGTGTGGGCAATGCAGACGCTGTAAGGATTGGTGATCCTTTCGCAACGGGAGGCTCGAACCCCGACCCCAGCGTAGTCTGCGCTACGAAGACTCGTACGGTTAAAACGTGGATCAACCCTTGTGCCTATACCAACCCGCCAGTCGCCGTTGCAGCTCCTGCGCCTGGAGCTACGCTCGGTCCGAACCAGGTATCGATCGGTGACCATGGCGGGATCGCAGCCTACGGGCCACCTTTGCGCCAGGTTATTTACGGGCCGGGCTACAACCGTGTCGACTTGTCTCTTTCCAAAAACTTTGTACTGTGGCGGGAGACCAGACTGGAGTTTCGTGCCGATCTGTACAACGCGCTCAATACTCCAACGTATGGACCGCCAAATACAACGGTAGGATCCGGCTTCGGGCAAATATCCAGCACACGTTTTGGTGGATCGGGAATCGCAGCGGAAGCGCCGGACGCTCGGGTGGCTCAACTCTCAGCCAAGTTCCATTTCTAA
- a CDS encoding rhodanese-like domain-containing protein translates to MQLATEEVLAQDTRNTVIAAEIPSGTLSKTPAELADIVSTFASSVGWMDRVRLRTEDRWYERLYHGPDYDIWAISWMPGQSTGFHDHGESSGAFVVATGILQEHRHGEQPLAIPPGQPRTFGPDYTHDVRNVYLAPAISIHAYSPPLNEMNEYELHGDQLVPREVASERVETLDRETHGQEWQVQRSKPAARTGATSIEQVLSAARARLQRLSPEEAHDAVANAGAVLVDIRPEAQRAIEGSIPGALLVERNVLEWRFDPASSARLPVATDHDLQVIVFCSEGYTSSLAAAALQDLGLWRATDIVGGFHAWHAKGLRIVPPR, encoded by the coding sequence ATGCAACTCGCAACAGAAGAAGTACTTGCACAGGACACCCGCAACACAGTCATCGCGGCAGAAATCCCATCCGGCACACTCTCGAAGACCCCCGCAGAACTCGCCGACATCGTCTCGACCTTCGCGTCGTCGGTTGGATGGATGGATCGCGTGCGGCTGCGCACCGAAGACCGATGGTACGAGCGGCTGTATCACGGTCCGGACTATGACATCTGGGCCATCAGTTGGATGCCTGGACAATCCACCGGCTTCCACGACCACGGCGAGTCCTCGGGGGCCTTCGTCGTCGCAACGGGCATCCTCCAGGAGCATCGCCACGGCGAGCAGCCCCTCGCGATCCCTCCGGGCCAGCCGCGCACTTTCGGTCCCGACTACACGCATGACGTCCGCAATGTCTATCTCGCGCCAGCTATCAGCATTCACGCCTATTCGCCTCCGCTCAACGAGATGAACGAGTACGAACTCCATGGAGATCAACTGGTTCCGCGCGAAGTCGCATCCGAGCGCGTCGAAACGCTCGATCGGGAAACGCACGGTCAGGAATGGCAAGTGCAGAGGTCGAAACCCGCAGCCCGCACCGGCGCCACGAGCATCGAGCAGGTGCTCTCCGCGGCACGCGCCCGGCTGCAACGGCTCTCTCCAGAAGAAGCCCATGATGCAGTAGCGAATGCAGGGGCGGTCCTCGTCGATATCCGTCCCGAAGCCCAGCGCGCAATCGAAGGAAGTATTCCCGGCGCGTTGCTGGTCGAGCGTAACGTGCTGGAGTGGCGCTTCGACCCCGCATCCAGCGCACGTCTGCCGGTCGCAACCGATCACGACCTCCAGGTCATCGTCTTCTGCTCGGAAGGCTATACCTCAAGCCTCGCGGCTGCGGCCCTGCAGGACCTCGGTCTCTGGCGCGCGACAGACATCGTTGGGGGATTCCACGCGTGGCACGCAAAGGGGCTGCGGATTGTGCCGCCACGCTAG
- a CDS encoding alpha/beta fold hydrolase, whose product MSRLDQLHSFLFDRLLMFQSDDLIAHYGDEMRLVFRDELERARQQGTHEILRVWWEVVRETVVLSAPRCLERAQLVMAATTVACTLTLGTALGFCRVGNSSIVHACAQERPVSPAPTQQHELSRLVQLPTGQHMFLECSGDQDAVPTVILATGRGLGTADAWAKVQERVRPTIRICSYDALGAGRSDHLPNEAPPQRRPIDEVISDAHAFFESAHLKQPFVLVGASDGGILLRRYQQAYSHEIAGLVFVDSAHEEQEWRMAAISNQLDPKWNDPTFQRDNGYLPDHQKLAWHADIPLIVLERTEKVPASVFPMLNPQQLDALNAEWHDHQIDLAKRSRYGQLRAITDSGHFMHQQKPDAVAEAIQDLVQQVQAKTRCARCS is encoded by the coding sequence ATGAGTCGTTTGGATCAACTGCACAGCTTCCTCTTTGACCGTCTCCTCATGTTCCAGAGCGATGATTTGATAGCGCACTACGGAGACGAAATGCGTCTGGTGTTTCGCGATGAGCTTGAACGTGCTCGGCAGCAAGGCACTCATGAAATCCTTCGGGTTTGGTGGGAGGTCGTCCGCGAGACAGTCGTGCTTTCCGCCCCTAGATGCTTGGAACGCGCGCAGCTCGTAATGGCTGCAACCACTGTCGCGTGCACTCTTACCCTTGGCACCGCCCTCGGCTTTTGCAGGGTCGGCAATAGCTCGATCGTGCATGCCTGCGCACAGGAAAGACCTGTATCTCCAGCGCCGACACAACAGCACGAGCTGAGCCGCCTCGTGCAGCTTCCCACCGGACAGCATATGTTCCTCGAATGTTCCGGAGATCAGGACGCAGTTCCTACCGTTATCCTCGCCACCGGTAGAGGCCTTGGCACAGCTGATGCTTGGGCGAAAGTGCAGGAAAGGGTACGCCCGACCATCCGAATCTGCAGTTACGATGCCCTCGGAGCCGGACGTAGTGACCACCTACCAAACGAAGCCCCTCCCCAGCGCCGCCCCATCGATGAGGTCATCTCCGATGCTCACGCTTTTTTTGAGTCAGCGCATCTGAAACAGCCCTTCGTTCTTGTTGGAGCGTCGGACGGTGGCATTCTCCTGCGACGCTATCAGCAGGCGTATTCCCATGAAATCGCGGGTCTCGTCTTTGTAGATTCAGCGCACGAGGAGCAGGAGTGGCGCATGGCCGCCATCTCGAACCAGCTGGACCCCAAATGGAATGATCCAACTTTTCAGCGGGACAACGGCTACCTTCCCGATCATCAGAAGCTTGCCTGGCACGCAGACATCCCCCTGATTGTCTTGGAGCGTACGGAGAAGGTTCCAGCTTCAGTCTTTCCAATGTTGAATCCGCAACAGCTGGACGCGTTAAATGCTGAGTGGCATGACCATCAGATTGATCTTGCCAAACGGTCGCGATATGGACAGCTTCGGGCGATAACTGATTCCGGACACTTCATGCACCAGCAGAAGCCGGACGCCGTCGCAGAAGCGATACAGGATCTCGTGCAGCAGGTTCAAGCAAAGACTCGGTGCGCACGTTGCTCGTAA
- a CDS encoding DUF2191 domain-containing protein translates to MRTTLTIDDDVAALLKREMRRSGEPMKQAINRCLRTALAVKSTEPAPKFKVQSRKLGLLPGMSYDNLEAVLDQLDRESQK, encoded by the coding sequence GTGCGTACTACCCTGACCATAGACGACGATGTAGCAGCGCTCCTGAAAAGAGAGATGCGCCGTTCCGGCGAACCCATGAAGCAGGCCATCAATCGATGCCTGCGCACAGCGCTTGCCGTTAAGTCCACAGAACCAGCACCGAAGTTCAAAGTACAGTCGCGAAAGTTGGGATTGCTCCCGGGCATGAGTTACGACAATCTTGAAGCGGTACTCGACCAGCTGGATCGGGAATCGCAGAAGTGA